The Acidobacteriota bacterium region GGCGTGAATGGATAAAGTCGAGCTGAAGAGTGATTGCGCGCCAACAATGTTTCCAACTTCACCCCCCGTTAAGGGGGAGCATCCGCTTCGGATTCGACAACTTATCAGAGGAGCTATTTATGATTTCAAGACGATCTTTTTTGAATAATGCCGCCCGGTTCGGTTCGGTGGGCGTGATTGCCGCCAGTTTTAACGAAAAGGGAATTGCCCACGCGATTGATTCCACGCGCTTTGTTTCAGGCCGAACGCCGGACGATGTGGCAATGGACGAAGATTTCTGGCTGGAAATCCAGCGCGCCTTCACCGTGGATCGCACCTTGATCAATTTGAACAACGGAGGCGTTTCGCCTTCGCCCAAAGTCGTGCAGGAAGCGATGCGCCGTTACCTGGAATATTCCAACTCCGCGCCCGTGTACACGATGTGGCGGCATCTGGATCCGCAAATTGAAAGCGTGCGTCGAAGGTTGGCGTTGAATTTTGGCTGCGACCTGGAAGAAATCGCCATCACACGCAACGCCAGCGAATCGCTGGAAAACTGCCAGTTCGGTATTGATCTGAAACGGGGCGATGAGGTCCTGACCACCAATCAGGATTACCCGCGCATGTTGACCACCTGGAAACAGCGCGAAAGTCGCGAAGGCATCAAGTTGCGCCAGATTTCCATTCCGGTTCCAGCGACGCACGATCAGATTGTCGCAGCGTTTGAAAAGGCCATTTCTCCGCAAACCAAAATCATTCACTTCTGTCACATCACCAACCTGTCGGGACAGATTTATCCGGTCAAACGCATTGTGCAAATGGCGCGCGCCCGCGGGATTGAAACCATTGTGGATGGCGCGCATGCCTACGCGCATTTT contains the following coding sequences:
- a CDS encoding aminotransferase class V-fold PLP-dependent enzyme, which produces MISRRSFLNNAARFGSVGVIAASFNEKGIAHAIDSTRFVSGRTPDDVAMDEDFWLEIQRAFTVDRTLINLNNGGVSPSPKVVQEAMRRYLEYSNSAPVYTMWRHLDPQIESVRRRLALNFGCDLEEIAITRNASESLENCQFGIDLKRGDEVLTTNQDYPRMLTTWKQRESREGIKLRQISIPVPATHDQIVAAFEKAISPQTKIIHFCHITNLSGQIYPVKRIVQMARARGIETIVDGAHAYAHFPFKHADLDCDYYGSSLHKWLTAPFGTGLLFVRKSKIAQTWSLMGSVPENTSNIRKFEEIGTHPSANALAINEALDFHEGIGAERKAARLRYLYQRWARRIENMKGVKLLTSFDPKMACGLTLVNIEGIDPIKLSGHLQSEYRIITTVIKHPEFEGLRVTPNVYTTLREIDIFADAMEKVIQKGLPA